From one Candidatus Methanoplasma termitum genomic stretch:
- a CDS encoding RuBisCO large subunit C-terminal-like domain-containing protein — MVKTYSYLHLGEKIDLDAHVVCKYRVTTDLPIEEAANAIAAEQSTGTWTGITTLHDKEFKMCSGKVIDITGNMVTVAFPEEDFDIELGGIPQALSIISGNLFGLEALQKVRLEDVEFPSGILKKFKGPKFGADGIRKLVARPEKPLVGTIVKPKIGLSPKDTAKYIYEGGTGGLTNSKDDETLVDQKFCPIETRTKLIAEKLDILKEEGHKMIHSINISTRGDKIVELAEDAQSWGATILMIDVVTTGFEAVKAVAENPKIKVPIHIHRTMHGAFSRDPLHGISMLPITKLVRMCGGDATHIGTFGVGKMAGTLEGDRECLDECLRKDKRYKTMMPICSGGVYPGMIGTMIKASGFNVQVQAGGGVAGHPGGVKMGAMGMCQAVDAAFKGIDVATYAKTHPELQTALDLWGVK; from the coding sequence ATGGTTAAAACATATTCATATCTGCATTTGGGGGAGAAGATCGACCTTGACGCGCACGTCGTCTGCAAATATCGTGTGACGACCGATCTGCCGATAGAAGAAGCGGCCAATGCGATTGCCGCGGAGCAGTCCACAGGAACATGGACGGGGATAACAACACTGCACGATAAGGAATTCAAAATGTGCAGCGGGAAGGTAATAGACATTACCGGCAACATGGTGACGGTAGCATTCCCGGAAGAGGATTTCGATATAGAGTTGGGTGGGATCCCGCAGGCACTCAGCATCATCTCGGGGAACCTCTTCGGCCTGGAGGCTCTGCAAAAAGTAAGGCTGGAGGATGTGGAATTCCCATCCGGAATACTGAAAAAATTCAAGGGACCGAAATTCGGGGCCGACGGCATCAGGAAGCTTGTGGCCCGCCCGGAGAAGCCCCTTGTCGGAACGATTGTGAAGCCGAAGATCGGTCTTTCCCCGAAAGACACCGCAAAATACATCTATGAAGGGGGGACCGGAGGGCTGACCAACAGCAAAGACGACGAGACCCTTGTGGACCAGAAGTTCTGTCCGATAGAGACGAGGACGAAACTGATCGCAGAAAAGCTTGATATACTGAAAGAGGAAGGCCACAAGATGATCCACTCCATAAACATCAGTACGAGAGGGGACAAGATAGTGGAGCTGGCCGAGGACGCTCAGTCGTGGGGTGCGACGATACTTATGATAGATGTTGTCACAACAGGGTTCGAAGCCGTCAAAGCCGTTGCGGAGAACCCCAAGATCAAGGTCCCGATCCACATTCACCGCACAATGCACGGTGCTTTCTCGAGAGACCCCCTTCATGGCATATCCATGCTTCCGATCACAAAATTGGTAAGGATGTGCGGAGGGGATGCCACCCATATAGGGACATTCGGAGTAGGTAAGATGGCAGGCACATTGGAGGGCGACCGCGAATGCCTGGACGAATGCCTGAGAAAGGACAAAAGATACAAGACGATGATGCCGATCTGTTCCGGCGGAGTATATCCAGGGATGATCGGCACAATGATCAAAGCCTCCGGGTTCAATGTACAGGTACAGGCCGGCGGGGGAGTGGCTGGGCATCCCGGAGGGGTAAAGATGGGTGCCATGGGTATGTGCCAGGCAGTGGATGCCGCATTCAAGGGCATAGACGTCGCCACATATGCGAAGACCCACCCGGAGCTGCAGACAGCGCTTGACCTATGGGGAGTAAAATGA
- a CDS encoding ribose 1,5-bisphosphate isomerase: MTDTVKATASDIKEMKIRGAGRIARAGASAMGKFAEDYNGGSLEDFKKDIDKAKKIILDSRPTAVSLWNGVQASVKDVGSAASLGEAKASVVRNAASFVKMSSSAVETIAKIGAKRVEKGDTLLTHCNSSAALGIIKEAHLQGKDIKVYATESRPWRQGLLTVKELSDAGVDVTLIIDSAVRAVMKDIDKVFVGADTVTSNGALINKVGTSQLALAANEARVPFSVCTETYKFSPMTIFGDMVEIEERDCGEVVKADEISKGVKIYNPVFDTTPAKYIDAYITELGVISPGSVYDVMVKQLGNDIFK, encoded by the coding sequence GTGACAGACACAGTCAAAGCAACGGCCTCGGACATAAAAGAAATGAAGATCAGAGGGGCCGGCAGGATAGCGCGTGCGGGAGCATCTGCGATGGGGAAGTTCGCCGAGGATTACAACGGCGGTTCGCTTGAAGACTTCAAAAAAGATATCGACAAAGCAAAAAAGATCATTCTCGACTCCAGGCCGACAGCCGTTTCTTTATGGAATGGGGTGCAGGCAAGTGTCAAGGACGTCGGCAGCGCCGCATCGCTCGGCGAAGCAAAAGCATCGGTCGTGCGCAACGCAGCATCTTTTGTCAAGATGTCGTCGAGCGCAGTGGAGACAATCGCCAAGATCGGTGCAAAGAGGGTAGAGAAAGGAGACACGCTTCTCACACACTGCAACAGCAGTGCTGCATTGGGCATCATAAAGGAGGCCCATTTGCAAGGCAAGGACATAAAAGTGTATGCCACGGAATCCCGTCCGTGGAGGCAGGGATTGTTAACGGTCAAAGAGCTTTCCGACGCAGGGGTCGATGTCACACTTATCATCGACAGCGCCGTCCGTGCTGTGATGAAGGATATAGACAAAGTGTTCGTCGGCGCAGACACGGTCACATCGAACGGTGCGCTGATAAATAAGGTCGGAACATCGCAGCTGGCACTTGCCGCGAACGAGGCACGCGTTCCATTCAGCGTCTGCACCGAGACGTACAAGTTCTCTCCCATGACAATATTCGGGGACATGGTGGAGATAGAGGAAAGGGACTGCGGAGAGGTAGTAAAAGCGGACGAGATATCGAAGGGAGTAAAGATCTACAACCCTGTATTTGACACAACTCCGGCAAAATATATCGATGCATACATAACGGAACTCGGAGTCATATCTCCAGGATCCGTCTATGATGTTATGGTAAAACAACTTGGGAATGACATATTTAAATGA
- a CDS encoding class I SAM-dependent methyltransferase, translating into MRIMKQARIMSSEASDVIPYLMEMGLIERSAKISKDGDSRLVPITPGMEDEIAKMGYEITEGPAYTMERRKPQERILNELSDLPKEVTSSLPMKWEYVGDVVILKMDNVCLPYKERIGKAYANILGARTVCADLNGIAGELRRPSTEIIYGSRTESVRLENGILYEFDVSKIMFASGNVEERHRMGELDCKDETIVDMFAGIGYFTLPIAKFTGARKVFACEKNKDSYLYLVKNAERNGVSEKVIPMLGDNRNIPGKRFADRVLLGYVQTTSAFIPKALEIVKHGGTIHYHDTFYVNEYKEKIEEIFTKAAGDKFEIERIKEVKSFAPSVSHYVADVRIL; encoded by the coding sequence ATGAGAATAATGAAGCAGGCCCGCATAATGTCATCGGAGGCATCCGATGTGATACCGTACCTTATGGAGATGGGACTTATCGAACGTTCGGCAAAGATATCCAAAGACGGAGACAGCAGACTGGTCCCCATTACTCCCGGAATGGAGGACGAGATCGCCAAAATGGGATATGAGATAACGGAAGGGCCGGCTTACACAATGGAAAGAAGAAAGCCTCAGGAACGCATTCTCAATGAGCTTTCCGACCTTCCGAAAGAGGTCACATCTTCCTTGCCGATGAAATGGGAGTATGTCGGCGATGTTGTGATATTGAAGATGGATAATGTGTGCCTTCCATACAAAGAAAGGATCGGAAAGGCATATGCGAACATCCTCGGAGCAAGGACCGTATGTGCAGATCTGAACGGAATAGCAGGGGAATTGCGAAGACCCAGCACAGAAATTATCTATGGAAGCAGGACCGAATCGGTAAGACTCGAGAACGGCATTCTTTATGAGTTCGATGTCAGTAAGATAATGTTCGCTTCGGGGAATGTGGAGGAGAGGCACCGTATGGGGGAGCTCGACTGCAAAGATGAGACGATCGTCGATATGTTTGCGGGGATAGGATACTTCACACTCCCGATAGCTAAGTTCACCGGAGCGAGGAAAGTGTTCGCGTGTGAAAAGAACAAGGACTCTTATCTGTATTTGGTAAAGAACGCAGAACGGAACGGTGTCTCCGAAAAGGTCATACCGATGCTGGGAGACAACAGGAACATACCCGGAAAAAGATTTGCGGACAGAGTTCTTTTGGGGTATGTGCAGACAACCTCCGCTTTCATTCCCAAAGCGTTGGAGATCGTCAAGCACGGCGGTACGATCCATTATCATGATACATTCTATGTGAATGAATATAAAGAAAAGATAGAAGAGATATTCACAAAGGCGGCCGGGGATAAGTTCGAGATAGAGAGGATAAAAGAAGTAAAATCATTTGCTCCCTCGGTATCCCATTACGTTGCAGATGTGAGGATACTTTAA
- a CDS encoding geranylgeranyl reductase family protein translates to MIGKYDAAVIGGGPAGTITAGILAEDYEVVVFEEHSSSGLPMQCAGLVTQGVLDMCEVVPEILNRIKGADVVFPGGGRIEVRSKETKALLIDRTDLDRKLADKASDKGAEIRYGTKYSAHKTTEDGVLIEADGKEIISKLIIGADGQGSAVAMSLGNNLPKEYVSGIEVDVKHTSVYDDIMVLRIGSEFAPGFFSWEIPFGDMTRIGLCVNPEKGIPIEYLKKLMKELNIGTDEITSKYAGKIPLGGRPRSFGERTLLIGDAAGQVKPVSGGGLQPICKAAPILGRIAKESIAEDRTSSEFLSGYEKEWKKELGRELSNGYRIRKIYNSLSDEKFDKVFGIIDREDIRSILNGIDLDNPSGVARPMLKHPGVGIRLLPMIMRGLL, encoded by the coding sequence ATGATCGGAAAATATGATGCCGCGGTGATCGGCGGCGGACCCGCCGGAACGATAACGGCCGGCATTTTGGCAGAGGATTACGAGGTGGTCGTTTTTGAGGAACATTCATCGTCGGGGTTGCCTATGCAGTGCGCGGGTCTGGTCACGCAAGGCGTTCTGGATATGTGCGAGGTCGTCCCGGAGATATTGAACAGGATCAAAGGCGCGGATGTTGTTTTTCCGGGCGGCGGAAGGATCGAAGTGAGATCGAAAGAAACAAAGGCGCTGCTGATCGACCGTACCGATCTGGATAGAAAACTGGCAGACAAGGCATCGGATAAAGGCGCCGAGATCAGATACGGAACAAAGTACTCTGCGCACAAGACGACCGAAGATGGCGTCCTTATCGAAGCGGACGGGAAAGAGATAATTTCGAAACTGATAATAGGTGCCGACGGACAAGGCTCGGCAGTGGCGATGTCCTTGGGCAACAATCTGCCAAAAGAATATGTCAGCGGGATCGAAGTCGATGTAAAACACACATCTGTATACGACGACATCATGGTCTTGAGGATAGGCTCCGAATTTGCACCCGGGTTTTTCAGCTGGGAGATACCGTTCGGAGATATGACCAGAATAGGGCTGTGCGTCAATCCGGAAAAAGGCATACCCATCGAGTACCTAAAAAAACTGATGAAGGAACTGAACATCGGAACCGATGAGATAACATCAAAATATGCCGGAAAGATACCTCTCGGCGGAAGACCCAGATCATTCGGCGAAAGGACGCTTCTTATAGGCGATGCCGCAGGACAGGTTAAACCGGTATCCGGCGGCGGCCTGCAGCCGATATGCAAAGCGGCGCCCATCCTGGGAAGGATCGCAAAAGAGAGTATCGCCGAGGACAGAACATCGTCGGAATTCCTTTCCGGATACGAAAAAGAGTGGAAAAAAGAGCTCGGCCGCGAACTGTCGAACGGTTACAGGATAAGGAAGATCTACAACAGCTTATCCGACGAGAAGTTCGATAAGGTGTTCGGGATCATCGACAGAGAAGATATCCGATCGATATTGAACGGCATCGATCTTGACAACCCCAGCGGCGTTGCGCGGCCTATGCTGAAACATCCCGGGGTCGGCATAAGGCTGCTCCCGATGATCATGCGGGGGCTGCTATGA
- the fsa gene encoding fructose-6-phosphate aldolase: MKIFIDTANLDMIKEINSWGILDGVTTNPSLIAKEGTDTPTRVKEIAAIVDVPISAEAMSLKAEDMIKEGRELAAIHPNINVKLPMCIDSLKATKVLSSEGIDVNMTLIFSAQQALLAAKAGARYVSPFVGRLDDIGAYGTDLLGQIVTVFSNYGFRAEVIAASIRGPIHVLEAATLGCDIATIPYNVLLQMVSHPKTDEGIQNFIKDYEKSKKK, translated from the coding sequence ATGAAGATTTTCATTGACACGGCAAACCTTGACATGATAAAAGAGATCAACAGCTGGGGAATATTGGATGGCGTGACGACCAACCCGAGCTTAATAGCGAAGGAAGGCACCGACACCCCCACCAGAGTGAAAGAGATAGCCGCGATCGTGGACGTTCCGATATCTGCGGAAGCGATGTCTCTCAAAGCGGAAGACATGATCAAAGAAGGGAGAGAGCTTGCGGCGATCCACCCCAACATAAATGTCAAACTTCCGATGTGCATCGACTCCCTGAAGGCGACAAAAGTACTGTCAAGCGAGGGAATAGACGTCAACATGACGCTCATCTTCTCCGCTCAGCAGGCTTTGCTTGCGGCAAAGGCCGGGGCAAGGTATGTTTCACCGTTCGTCGGACGCCTGGATGATATAGGGGCGTACGGAACGGACCTGCTGGGTCAGATCGTTACCGTGTTCTCCAACTATGGGTTCCGGGCAGAGGTCATCGCGGCAAGCATCAGGGGGCCCATTCACGTCTTGGAAGCGGCGACGCTCGGCTGCGATATTGCCACCATTCCATACAATGTGCTGCTGCAGATGGTCTCCCACCCCAAAACCGACGAGGGTATACAGAACTTCATCAAGGACTATGAGAAGTCCAAGAAGAAATGA
- a CDS encoding transketolase family protein, which yields MTGKKLAQRNYYGKALADLAAKDQNVVVLDADLADSTKTSEFKKVAPERFIEMGIAEQNMIGVASGLAASGKTVFASTFAVFASGRCWEQIRLAVAYPKLNVKIVATHCGISVGEDGASHQALEDIAIMRALPNMTVISPADAYETYAATMAIAEFEGPVYMRMGRAEFPTITEEGAEFKIGKASVLREGSDVTLIGTGQMVALCMEASDILKGEFIDAEVINMSTIKPLDKDTLAASLRKTGCAITAEEHSVMGGMGSAVAEFLSKEMPVPFEMVGTKDTFGESGAAEQLLIKYGLTSKDIADAAKRSLGKKMELIG from the coding sequence ATGACCGGAAAGAAGCTTGCTCAAAGGAACTATTACGGTAAGGCACTCGCCGACCTTGCGGCAAAGGATCAAAACGTAGTCGTGCTCGATGCGGACCTGGCGGATTCAACGAAAACATCAGAATTCAAGAAAGTGGCGCCGGAAAGATTCATCGAAATGGGCATCGCAGAGCAGAACATGATCGGCGTGGCATCGGGGCTCGCAGCTTCCGGGAAGACCGTGTTCGCATCAACGTTCGCAGTGTTCGCAAGCGGAAGATGCTGGGAGCAGATAAGGCTTGCAGTCGCATATCCTAAACTGAATGTGAAGATCGTCGCAACACACTGCGGAATAAGCGTGGGAGAGGACGGAGCATCGCACCAGGCACTGGAAGACATAGCGATAATGAGGGCACTTCCAAACATGACGGTCATATCGCCCGCGGATGCATACGAGACATACGCCGCGACAATGGCGATCGCAGAGTTCGAAGGCCCGGTCTATATGAGGATGGGCCGCGCAGAGTTCCCCACGATCACCGAGGAAGGTGCGGAGTTCAAGATCGGTAAAGCATCGGTCCTCAGAGAGGGAAGCGACGTCACTCTCATCGGCACGGGGCAGATGGTCGCGCTTTGCATGGAAGCGTCGGACATCCTAAAAGGGGAGTTCATCGACGCCGAGGTCATAAACATGTCCACGATAAAACCGCTGGACAAAGACACGTTGGCGGCATCGCTGCGAAAGACGGGGTGCGCCATCACCGCCGAAGAACACAGCGTCATGGGAGGGATGGGGTCGGCGGTCGCAGAGTTCCTTTCCAAAGAGATGCCGGTACCGTTCGAAATGGTAGGCACAAAGGATACATTCGGAGAATCGGGTGCCGCCGAACAGCTGCTCATCAAATACGGGCTCACCTCGAAAGATATCGCTGATGCGGCAAAGAGGTCGTTAGGAAAGAAGATGGAGTTGATAGGATGA
- a CDS encoding transketolase, with the protein MVYTIEELEKKANILRLDVIEATSAAGSGHPGGSLSAADLVTALYFRVMNHDPQDPQWEDRDRFILSKGHAAPILYAALAESGYFPKEELLRLRKLGSPLQGHPVRGKVPGVEMSTGSLGQGLSMACGIALAGKLDKKAYNVFCLLGDGELQSGQNWEAAMFAHHYHLNNLIAFVDRNRLQITGCTEAAMSLEPLVDKWKAFGWNVIIINGHSMIQILEACAKARQAETNPTVVIMNTIKGKGVSFMENNCDFHGKSCKASEQKIAVEELGCRI; encoded by the coding sequence ATGGTATATACGATAGAGGAGCTGGAGAAGAAGGCGAACATCCTTAGGCTGGATGTAATAGAGGCTACTTCAGCGGCGGGGTCGGGACATCCCGGAGGCTCTTTATCGGCAGCGGATTTGGTGACCGCCCTCTATTTCAGGGTCATGAATCATGACCCTCAGGACCCGCAGTGGGAGGACAGGGACAGATTCATACTTTCAAAAGGCCACGCTGCGCCCATATTGTACGCTGCGCTTGCCGAATCGGGTTATTTCCCCAAAGAGGAACTATTAAGATTAAGGAAACTCGGCTCTCCTCTGCAGGGGCACCCGGTAAGAGGGAAGGTCCCCGGAGTGGAGATGTCCACAGGTTCTCTGGGGCAGGGCCTCAGTATGGCATGCGGCATCGCGTTGGCCGGAAAACTCGACAAGAAAGCATACAATGTGTTCTGTTTGCTTGGAGACGGAGAGCTTCAAAGCGGACAGAATTGGGAGGCGGCGATGTTCGCCCATCACTATCATCTCAACAATCTGATCGCATTCGTGGATCGCAACCGTCTCCAAATAACCGGCTGCACAGAGGCCGCAATGTCCTTGGAACCGCTTGTCGATAAGTGGAAAGCGTTCGGATGGAATGTCATCATTATCAACGGCCACAGCATGATCCAGATATTGGAGGCGTGTGCCAAAGCAAGGCAGGCGGAGACCAATCCGACAGTAGTCATCATGAACACGATAAAAGGAAAGGGCGTGTCGTTCATGGAGAACAACTGCGACTTCCACGGAAAGTCATGCAAGGCATCCGAGCAGAAAATAGCGGTAGAAGAGCTGGGGTGCAGGATATGA
- the pcn gene encoding proliferating cell nuclear antigen (pcna), whose product MFKAEIKSETLKGLVNIISTLIDEVKFTINQEGMTLKAVDPAHVAMIELKVKAKAFESYSASETEIGLDLDKVKMVLKLAGQGDIIAMEQDENKGRFVFRIGNITRSMNLVDTSSMTDPKVPQLSLSANAVMMVDQLQKGIRAAESISDHIALRANPEFFELSCEGDTDDASLKLTIGTDLESLEVPSPVHSLFPLDYFANLLKAIPAGTKVRVELDSDYPVKLVFGLANGEAKVVYFLAPRIESD is encoded by the coding sequence ATGTTCAAAGCGGAAATAAAATCGGAAACCCTGAAGGGACTGGTCAACATCATCTCGACACTCATAGACGAGGTAAAATTCACGATTAATCAAGAGGGGATGACGCTTAAAGCGGTCGATCCGGCGCATGTCGCTATGATCGAGCTCAAAGTAAAAGCGAAGGCTTTCGAATCGTACTCGGCCAGCGAGACAGAGATAGGATTGGATCTGGACAAGGTAAAAATGGTCCTAAAACTGGCCGGCCAGGGTGACATAATTGCCATGGAGCAGGACGAGAACAAAGGAAGGTTCGTTTTCAGGATAGGGAACATAACAAGGTCGATGAACCTTGTTGATACATCCAGTATGACCGATCCTAAAGTGCCGCAACTCTCGCTTTCGGCGAATGCGGTCATGATGGTCGACCAATTGCAGAAAGGGATACGTGCGGCAGAATCGATCTCGGATCACATCGCCCTCAGAGCTAACCCGGAGTTCTTCGAGCTGTCCTGCGAAGGAGACACTGACGATGCAAGTTTGAAACTCACCATCGGAACAGACCTGGAGAGCTTAGAAGTGCCGTCGCCGGTACACAGCCTGTTCCCTCTGGATTACTTCGCGAACCTGTTGAAGGCCATACCCGCAGGTACGAAGGTAAGGGTCGAGCTGGACAGCGATTATCCTGTGAAACTGGTGTTTGGGCTCGCCAACGGCGAGGCCAAGGTAGTGTACTTCCTGGCACCGAGGATCGAGAGCGACTGA
- a CDS encoding transcription factor S, with protein sequence MVRCCPNSRGKDLFCSTCGSMMFPKDGVYVCSCGHKKEIKGKAQVFVTDSEDRETTVITENVATLPKTRIACPECSNGEAYFVIRQTRAADEPETRIYRCCKCSYSWREY encoded by the coding sequence ATGGTCAGATGTTGTCCTAACAGTAGAGGTAAAGATTTGTTCTGTTCCACATGCGGTTCGATGATGTTCCCGAAAGACGGAGTATATGTCTGTTCCTGCGGTCACAAAAAAGAGATCAAAGGAAAGGCCCAAGTTTTCGTCACAGACTCGGAGGACCGGGAGACGACGGTAATAACGGAAAATGTTGCGACTCTCCCGAAAACAAGGATCGCCTGTCCCGAGTGCAGTAACGGCGAAGCGTATTTCGTCATAAGACAAACACGCGCGGCCGATGAGCCCGAGACCAGAATATACCGCTGCTGTAAATGCAGTTATTCGTGGAGAGAGTACTGA